From Geomonas agri, one genomic window encodes:
- a CDS encoding DUF2156 domain-containing protein: protein MEIPRYPQSRAIDLQDKPLLDGLFGELQPRVSELTFANLYLFRKVHKYRLTLVGDAVVALGCGYDGSNYFLPPFGGDIAAAARDLLDQGLTLYGADDAFIDRHLGGGEGMEATADRNNFDYLHLKDEMAQLNGKQYHKKKNRVNYFLNRHRHQVEIMNDGHLPGALALLEEWGRVRTEIVPRGTGQGGSVRGEIEGAAEALRLHRELGLSGVVILVDDVVRGFALGERLNRETAVCHFEKGDLFMEGLSQMLDREFSRLLFTDCTYLNREQDLGEESLRQAKLSYHPVELVVKYRVRKI from the coding sequence ATGGAAATTCCACGTTACCCACAAAGTCGCGCCATCGACCTGCAGGACAAACCCCTGCTGGACGGGCTTTTCGGGGAGTTGCAACCCCGCGTTTCGGAGCTCACCTTCGCGAACCTCTACCTGTTCCGCAAGGTGCACAAGTACCGGCTGACGCTGGTCGGCGACGCGGTAGTCGCCCTGGGGTGCGGCTACGACGGCTCCAACTATTTCCTGCCCCCTTTTGGCGGCGACATCGCGGCGGCGGCCCGGGATCTGCTCGACCAGGGGCTCACCCTGTACGGCGCGGATGACGCCTTCATAGACCGCCATCTCGGCGGCGGCGAGGGGATGGAGGCGACCGCCGACCGCAACAACTTCGACTACCTGCACCTAAAGGACGAGATGGCGCAGCTCAACGGGAAGCAGTACCACAAGAAGAAAAACCGGGTGAACTATTTCCTCAACCGCCACCGGCACCAGGTCGAGATAATGAACGACGGGCACCTGCCCGGGGCGCTGGCGCTGCTGGAGGAATGGGGGCGGGTCAGGACGGAGATCGTGCCGCGCGGGACGGGGCAGGGGGGCTCGGTGCGGGGCGAGATCGAGGGCGCGGCGGAGGCACTCAGGCTGCACCGCGAACTGGGGCTTTCCGGTGTGGTAATCCTGGTGGATGATGTGGTGCGCGGCTTCGCGCTGGGAGAGCGGCTGAACCGGGAGACGGCGGTCTGTCACTTCGAGAAGGGGGACCTCTTCATGGAGGGCCTCTCTCAGATGTTGGACCGGGAGTTCTCCCGCCTTCTGTTCACCGACTGCACCTACCTGAACCGGGAGCAGGACCTCGGCGAGGAGTCGCTGCGACAGGCGAAGCTTTCCTACCATCCGGTGGAGCTGGTGGTGAAATATCGGGTGAGGAAAATCTAG
- the mnmH gene encoding tRNA 2-selenouridine(34) synthase MnmH — METTLFNEELLDSHLLVDVRSPLEYQEDHIPGAINVPLLDNEERVEIGILHKEEGPYAARRRGLELTAHRFPEMVRQIADSAAGRPILVYCWRGGLRSKTVTSILDLAGLKAVQLIGGYKSYRHIVGDYFNPYLPKTPLVVLHGMTGIGKTTLLQRLKERGNSVLDLEGLACHRGSAFGQLGLNQDLTQKRFETLLWDAIRKAPAGQPLILEGESERIGRVSLPGDFYQKMAEGIRVWCHATLETRVHRLIDEYGLPEYKEEMGVALQRIRKKLGGKRCEELAENLERWEMEDFMKGLVCDYYDKVYYKNRTWEADFNLDMEDFDRAAEELEERLTSLLPRS, encoded by the coding sequence GTGGAAACGACCCTATTCAACGAAGAACTTCTGGACAGCCACCTGCTGGTGGACGTCCGTTCCCCCTTGGAATACCAAGAGGACCATATCCCCGGCGCCATCAACGTCCCGCTGCTCGACAACGAGGAGAGGGTCGAGATCGGCATCCTGCACAAGGAGGAAGGCCCATACGCCGCGCGCCGTCGCGGCCTGGAACTGACCGCGCACCGCTTCCCTGAGATGGTGCGGCAGATCGCCGACAGCGCGGCCGGCCGTCCCATCCTGGTCTACTGCTGGCGCGGCGGGCTGCGCAGCAAGACGGTCACCTCGATCCTCGACCTGGCCGGGCTGAAGGCCGTGCAGCTGATCGGCGGCTACAAGAGCTACCGCCACATCGTCGGCGACTACTTTAACCCGTACCTCCCCAAGACGCCGCTCGTCGTGCTGCACGGTATGACCGGCATCGGCAAGACCACGCTGCTGCAGCGCCTCAAGGAGCGTGGCAACTCCGTGCTCGACCTGGAAGGGCTTGCCTGCCACCGCGGTTCCGCCTTCGGCCAGCTCGGTCTGAACCAGGACCTCACCCAGAAGCGCTTCGAGACCCTCTTGTGGGACGCCATCCGCAAGGCGCCCGCCGGGCAGCCGCTCATCCTCGAAGGTGAAAGCGAGCGCATCGGCCGCGTTTCGCTGCCGGGAGACTTCTACCAGAAGATGGCCGAAGGGATCCGGGTCTGGTGCCACGCGACCCTGGAGACCCGGGTGCACCGGCTGATCGATGAGTACGGCCTCCCCGAGTACAAGGAGGAGATGGGGGTCGCGCTGCAGCGCATCAGGAAGAAGCTGGGGGGAAAGCGGTGCGAAGAACTGGCCGAAAACCTGGAGCGCTGGGAAATGGAAGATTTCATGAAGGGCCTGGTCTGCGACTACTACGACAAGGTCTATTACAAGAACCGGACCTGGGAGGCGGACTTCAACCTGGACATGGAAGATTTCGACCGGGCGGCCGAAGAGCTGGAAGAGCGCCTTACCTCACTGCTACCCCGGAGCTAA
- the secA gene encoding preprotein translocase subunit SecA has protein sequence MFGALIKKFVGSKNERELKRLWPIVDRINQLEAEMVKLSDDQLRGKTAQFKERYAKGESLDSMLPEAFAVCREAGKRVLGMRHFDVQLIGGMVLHSGKIAEMKTGEGKTLVATLPSYLNGISGKGVHVVTVNDYLAKRDADWMGRIHKFLGLTVGVIVHGLEDWERREAYAADVTYGTNNEFGFDYLRDNMKFDLAEYVQRPFNFAVVDEVDSILIDEARTPLIISGPTEDSTDKYYIIDRIIPMLKKGEVIEVEANTLSGKRKTYTGDFTVDEKAKSATLTEEGVLKVEQLLKIDNLYDPRNMEMLHHTQQALRAHALFKRDVDYVVRDNEVLIVDEFTGRLMPGRRWSDGLHQAIEAKEGAKIENENQTLATITFQNYFRMYETLSGMTGTADTEAEEFHKIYKLDVVVIPTNRPLLRPDFPDVIYKTEREKFNAVIGEIKELHEKGQPILVGTISIEKSEQLSELMKREGIPHFVLNAKQHEKEAEIVAQAGRKGMVTIATNMAGRGTDIVLGGNPDGLARQEFGGTQETKAEAFVQAYVEAQAKGLAEKELLQALERDYPGCSAAVAGYLDAHEEIDFEELQELVLPVFKKQFDALVEKHKPTCAAEHDEVVALGGLHILGTERHESRRIDNQLRGRSGRQGDPGSSRFYLSLEDDLLRIFGSERVSMIMDKLGIEEGEAITHGLITRAIENAQKKVEAHNFEIRKHLIEYDDVMNKQREVIYTQRKEILAGNEIRKSFVGMLDETVTDVVQAFVIDRTPAREWDWQGITDTVFKLFGFNLDLTPELFDRITPVNFEETLRSGTRDRFNQKVTEFGDDLMDHLIKVIMLQVIDTQWKDHLLSIDHLKEGIGLRGYGQKDPKQEYKREAYQLFMDMMNRIRQEVVEKIFWVQVGTEEDLEQYELEQPKPQKMVFNLVEEEEEEDAGKGGPAKSARNAGRNEPCPCGSGKKYKKCCGK, from the coding sequence ATGTTTGGCGCCCTTATAAAGAAGTTTGTCGGGAGCAAGAACGAGCGGGAACTGAAGCGTCTCTGGCCCATTGTAGATCGCATCAACCAACTGGAAGCCGAGATGGTCAAGCTCTCCGACGACCAGCTGCGCGGCAAGACCGCCCAGTTCAAAGAGCGCTATGCCAAGGGTGAGAGCCTGGACTCCATGCTCCCCGAGGCGTTCGCCGTCTGCCGCGAGGCGGGCAAGCGCGTGCTGGGCATGCGCCACTTCGACGTGCAGCTGATCGGCGGCATGGTGCTCCACTCCGGCAAGATCGCCGAGATGAAGACCGGCGAGGGCAAGACCCTGGTGGCGACGCTTCCTTCCTACCTGAACGGCATTTCCGGCAAGGGCGTGCACGTGGTCACGGTCAACGACTACCTGGCCAAGCGCGACGCGGACTGGATGGGGCGCATCCATAAATTCCTCGGGCTCACCGTCGGGGTCATCGTGCACGGCCTCGAGGACTGGGAGCGCCGCGAGGCCTACGCCGCCGACGTCACCTACGGCACCAACAACGAGTTCGGCTTCGACTACCTGCGCGACAACATGAAGTTCGACCTGGCCGAATACGTCCAGCGTCCCTTCAACTTCGCGGTCGTCGACGAGGTCGACTCCATCCTCATCGACGAGGCGAGGACGCCGCTCATCATCTCCGGCCCGACCGAGGACTCCACCGACAAGTACTACATCATTGACCGCATCATCCCCATGCTCAAGAAGGGGGAGGTGATCGAGGTCGAGGCCAACACCCTCTCCGGTAAGAGAAAGACCTACACCGGCGACTTCACCGTGGACGAGAAGGCGAAGAGCGCCACCCTCACCGAGGAAGGGGTGTTGAAGGTCGAGCAGCTCCTGAAGATCGACAACCTCTACGACCCGCGCAACATGGAGATGCTGCACCACACCCAGCAGGCGCTCAGGGCGCACGCCCTGTTCAAGCGCGACGTGGACTACGTGGTGCGCGACAACGAGGTCCTCATCGTCGACGAGTTCACCGGCCGCCTCATGCCGGGGCGCCGCTGGTCCGACGGCCTGCACCAGGCCATCGAGGCCAAGGAAGGGGCGAAGATCGAGAACGAGAACCAAACCCTCGCCACCATCACCTTCCAGAACTACTTCCGCATGTACGAGACGCTCTCCGGCATGACCGGTACCGCCGACACCGAGGCGGAGGAGTTCCACAAGATTTACAAGCTGGACGTCGTGGTTATTCCGACTAACCGTCCGCTGCTGCGCCCGGACTTCCCGGACGTGATCTACAAGACCGAGCGCGAGAAGTTCAACGCGGTCATCGGCGAGATCAAGGAACTGCACGAGAAGGGGCAGCCGATCCTGGTCGGCACCATCTCCATCGAAAAGTCCGAGCAACTCTCGGAGCTGATGAAACGCGAGGGGATCCCGCACTTCGTCCTCAACGCGAAGCAGCATGAGAAAGAGGCGGAGATCGTGGCCCAGGCCGGGCGCAAGGGGATGGTCACCATCGCCACCAACATGGCCGGCCGTGGTACCGACATCGTCTTGGGCGGCAATCCCGACGGTCTGGCTCGCCAGGAGTTCGGCGGCACCCAGGAGACCAAGGCTGAGGCGTTCGTGCAGGCTTACGTCGAGGCGCAGGCGAAAGGCCTGGCCGAGAAAGAGCTGCTGCAGGCGCTGGAGCGGGACTACCCTGGTTGTTCCGCGGCTGTTGCCGGCTACCTGGACGCGCACGAAGAGATCGATTTCGAGGAGCTGCAGGAACTGGTGCTCCCGGTATTCAAGAAGCAGTTCGATGCACTGGTGGAAAAACACAAGCCGACCTGCGCCGCCGAGCACGACGAGGTGGTGGCACTGGGTGGCCTGCACATCCTGGGCACCGAGCGCCACGAGTCGCGCCGCATCGACAACCAGCTGCGCGGCCGTTCCGGACGTCAGGGTGACCCGGGCTCCTCGCGCTTCTATCTTTCTCTCGAGGACGACCTGTTGCGCATCTTCGGCTCCGAGCGCGTCTCCATGATCATGGACAAGCTCGGCATCGAGGAGGGCGAGGCGATCACCCACGGCCTGATCACCAGGGCCATCGAGAACGCCCAGAAGAAGGTCGAGGCGCACAACTTCGAGATCAGGAAGCACCTGATTGAGTACGACGACGTCATGAACAAGCAGCGCGAGGTGATCTACACCCAGCGTAAAGAGATCCTGGCCGGCAACGAGATCAGGAAGAGCTTCGTGGGCATGCTGGACGAGACCGTGACCGACGTGGTCCAGGCCTTCGTCATCGACCGCACCCCGGCGCGCGAGTGGGACTGGCAGGGGATCACCGACACGGTCTTCAAGCTGTTCGGCTTCAACCTCGATCTCACCCCGGAGTTGTTCGACCGCATCACCCCGGTCAACTTCGAGGAGACGCTCCGTAGCGGCACCCGCGACCGGTTCAACCAGAAAGTCACCGAGTTCGGCGACGATCTGATGGATCACCTGATCAAGGTGATCATGCTCCAGGTCATCGACACCCAGTGGAAGGACCACCTCCTTTCAATTGACCACCTGAAAGAGGGCATCGGCCTACGCGGCTACGGCCAGAAGGACCCGAAGCAGGAGTACAAGCGCGAGGCATACCAGCTGTTCATGGACATGATGAACAGGATCCGCCAGGAAGTGGTGGAGAAGATCTTCTGGGTGCAGGTTGGGACCGAGGAGGATCTGGAGCAGTACGAGCTGGAGCAGCCCAAGCCGCAGAAGATGGTCTTCAACCTGGTCGAGGAAGAGGAAGAAGAGGACGCAGGCAAGGGTGGTCCCGCCAAGAGCGCCAGGAACGCCGGCCGCAACGAGCCCTGCCCCTGCGGCAGCGGCAAGAAGTACAAGAAGTGCTGCGGTAAGTAA
- the argJ gene encoding bifunctional glutamate N-acetyltransferase/amino-acid acetyltransferase ArgJ codes for MKGFRFSAVEAAIKKPGRLDLALIFSDLPAQVAAVYTTNKVQAAPVIISRQRSQNGKCRALLVNSGNANACTGEQGMTDALECGRKTAEALGLSDEELLIASTGVIGQPLPMERFRKGIQPLVDGLDHGTLDDVAKAIMTTDTFEKIERRSGEAGGKPYSIWGIAKGAGMIHPNMATMLSFLVTDADVDGAFLKSAFTQAVDGSFNAITVDNDTSTNDTAVIFANGAAGNPAIKGGTPEGAAFAALLHDLLLSLAKLIVKDGEGATKFVEIRVKGGATQADAKKAALAVANSMLVKTAFFGQDANWGRIIAAIGYSGAQVEQERVEIRFDDVVMATGGIFAGGDAEAAGTRVLQQKEFKVTIDLKIGGGEAVVYTSDLSYDYVRINADYRT; via the coding sequence ATGAAAGGTTTTCGCTTTTCCGCCGTCGAGGCGGCCATCAAGAAGCCGGGGCGGCTCGACCTGGCACTGATATTTTCCGATCTCCCCGCCCAGGTGGCGGCGGTGTATACCACTAACAAGGTGCAGGCGGCTCCTGTCATCATTTCGCGCCAGCGCTCGCAAAACGGCAAGTGCCGCGCGCTTTTGGTCAACAGCGGCAACGCCAACGCCTGCACTGGCGAACAGGGGATGACCGACGCCCTCGAGTGTGGCCGTAAAACGGCCGAGGCCCTGGGTCTTTCCGACGAGGAACTCCTGATCGCCTCCACCGGCGTCATCGGGCAGCCTCTCCCCATGGAGCGCTTCCGCAAGGGGATCCAGCCGCTCGTGGACGGCCTCGACCACGGCACTCTGGACGACGTGGCCAAGGCCATCATGACCACGGACACCTTCGAAAAGATCGAGCGCCGCAGCGGCGAGGCCGGCGGCAAGCCCTACAGCATCTGGGGCATCGCCAAGGGGGCCGGGATGATCCATCCCAACATGGCCACCATGCTCTCGTTCCTGGTCACTGACGCCGACGTGGACGGCGCCTTCCTGAAGAGCGCCTTCACCCAGGCCGTGGACGGCTCGTTCAACGCCATCACCGTGGACAACGACACCTCCACCAACGACACCGCGGTAATCTTCGCCAACGGCGCCGCGGGCAACCCGGCCATCAAGGGGGGGACCCCGGAGGGTGCCGCCTTCGCCGCGCTGTTGCACGACCTGCTCCTTTCCCTGGCCAAGCTGATCGTCAAGGACGGCGAGGGGGCGACCAAGTTCGTCGAGATCAGGGTGAAGGGGGGCGCAACCCAGGCCGACGCCAAGAAGGCGGCGCTCGCCGTCGCCAACTCGATGCTGGTCAAGACCGCCTTCTTCGGCCAGGACGCCAACTGGGGCAGGATCATAGCCGCCATCGGGTACTCCGGCGCGCAGGTGGAGCAGGAGCGGGTCGAGATCCGCTTCGACGACGTGGTGATGGCCACCGGCGGAATCTTCGCCGGCGGCGACGCCGAGGCAGCCGGCACCCGTGTGCTGCAGCAAAAGGAATTCAAGGTTACCATCGACCTCAAGATCGGCGGTGGCGAGGCCGTGGTCTACACCAGTGACCTCTCCTACGACTATGTCCGCATCAACGCCGACTACAGAACCTGA
- a CDS encoding DUF2914 domain-containing protein: MSRTTIVSIATAVLLATLAGWSQSWAGDLKITEMAVTTKIIKGNPIDSVRRISSTSVKALYCFTRFSAPEDTDTTIKQIWYLNDEAVAEYELPVKGAHWRTYSRKAVEKGTSGEWRCDAVDNEGKVLKSVSFRMN; this comes from the coding sequence ATGAGCCGCACCACGATTGTTTCAATCGCAACCGCTGTACTGTTGGCAACCCTCGCCGGCTGGAGCCAGTCGTGGGCGGGTGACCTTAAAATTACGGAGATGGCGGTCACCACCAAGATCATCAAGGGAAACCCGATCGACTCGGTGCGCCGCATTTCGTCCACCTCGGTCAAGGCGCTCTACTGCTTCACCAGGTTCTCGGCCCCCGAGGATACCGACACCACCATCAAGCAGATCTGGTACCTGAACGACGAGGCGGTGGCGGAGTACGAATTGCCGGTCAAGGGGGCGCACTGGCGCACCTACAGCCGCAAGGCCGTGGAGAAAGGGACTTCCGGCGAGTGGCGTTGCGACGCGGTGGACAACGAGGGGAAAGTCCTCAAGTCGGTCAGTTTCAGGATGAACTAA
- a CDS encoding serine hydrolase domain-containing protein, with translation MNTYFRVRLRPLLSSICGCLLVILLATAARAADQPRIDSLMMEAMGRNLIAGGVVLIGNRDKILFEKAYGRLSPFPDAPPMATDTIFDVASLTKVIATTPSILKLAEEGRISLLDPVTKWFPELAGKGKDAILVMNLLTHTSGLDDVPLSSVNPMQSAIEGAASQKIKGEVGSRFRYADLNFILLAELVRRATGAPLDLYTQVSFYRPLGMNDTAFHPKEATRCSGTISDDRILFGEPQDYLCRQLGGVAGHAGLFATARDLSRFCRMMLSGGSLDGRRVLAKRTVDQMTAPYFSRGGTVVRGLGWDISSPFSAPRGQGFSRVSFGHTGYSGSSIWIDPATDTFVILLTSRLEYKKVHEINKLRGDISTLAAQIFGIPVEFGDMARFNDE, from the coding sequence TTGAACACGTATTTTAGGGTGCGCTTGCGCCCCCTGTTGAGCAGTATCTGCGGCTGCCTGCTGGTCATCCTGCTCGCCACAGCAGCCCGCGCCGCCGACCAGCCCCGCATCGACTCGCTGATGATGGAGGCCATGGGTCGCAACCTCATCGCCGGCGGTGTCGTCCTCATCGGTAACCGCGACAAGATCCTCTTCGAGAAGGCGTATGGACGCCTCTCCCCGTTCCCCGACGCACCCCCCATGGCCACCGACACCATCTTCGACGTCGCCTCGCTGACCAAGGTCATCGCGACTACTCCCTCTATCCTGAAACTGGCGGAAGAGGGGAGGATCTCGCTGCTCGACCCGGTCACCAAGTGGTTTCCCGAGCTGGCAGGGAAGGGCAAGGACGCCATCCTGGTGATGAACCTGCTCACCCATACCTCCGGGCTGGACGACGTCCCGCTCTCCAGCGTCAACCCCATGCAGAGCGCCATCGAGGGGGCCGCGTCCCAGAAGATCAAGGGCGAGGTGGGGAGCCGCTTCCGCTACGCCGACCTCAATTTCATCCTGCTGGCCGAGCTCGTGCGCCGCGCCACCGGCGCCCCGCTCGACCTCTACACCCAGGTCTCCTTTTACCGGCCGCTGGGCATGAACGACACGGCCTTTCATCCCAAGGAAGCCACCCGCTGCTCGGGGACCATCAGCGACGACCGCATCCTCTTCGGTGAACCGCAGGACTATCTCTGCCGCCAGTTGGGCGGAGTGGCCGGCCATGCCGGTCTCTTTGCCACCGCCCGCGACCTGTCCCGCTTCTGCCGCATGATGCTTTCCGGCGGCTCCCTGGATGGCAGGCGCGTGCTCGCCAAGCGCACCGTCGACCAGATGACCGCCCCCTACTTCTCGCGCGGCGGGACCGTGGTGAGGGGGCTGGGCTGGGACATCTCCTCTCCCTTCTCCGCACCCCGCGGACAGGGGTTCTCGCGGGTCTCCTTCGGCCACACCGGGTACTCCGGCTCGTCGATCTGGATCGATCCCGCCACCGACACCTTCGTCATCCTGCTCACGTCGCGCCTCGAGTATAAGAAGGTGCATGAGATCAACAAGTTGCGCGGCGATATCTCCACGCTGGCCGCACAGATCTTCGGCATTCCCGTCGAGTTCGGCGACATGGCACGTTTCAATGACGAGTGA
- a CDS encoding response regulator — MGNRLLLADDSITIQKVVAIIFANEEFELTVVDNGTAALDKARETKPDVMLVDALMPGKTGYEVCAEIRRDPVLGAVPIVLLIGAFEPLDEEKARECGADATISKPFESQQLIDRVKEMLELGKTRKTAPPVAPPSAPAVAAEEIWGDLSSLDAMAPAPAAPAAAAVPAAAPAAAALAPADEDIWESVGMETEPDWEAPAAAQEPAWEVPVAPAQPAAAAPVAHVEPVEASVEDDLWGAFELEEETPAAAESASELFGVVEPEGGFESEFEAEEVFSFDESEEIEETGPALELDEPEVDSSLTVSEEEFFAFSEEEPEAAALVVPAQAETEAEAEAFGVPEYEAFEFDTEEPAPQAVAPAAAEPVQAAPTAALAAPAAPVAAQPAAVPELTEDQLVAALSKVSREVIERIVWEVVPDLAEVIIKEEIRKLKSGVRG; from the coding sequence ATGGGCAATAGACTGCTCCTCGCCGATGACAGCATCACCATTCAGAAGGTTGTGGCGATCATCTTCGCCAACGAGGAGTTTGAACTGACCGTTGTCGACAACGGTACAGCTGCCCTTGACAAGGCGCGGGAGACCAAGCCCGACGTGATGCTGGTCGACGCGTTGATGCCCGGCAAGACCGGCTACGAGGTCTGCGCAGAGATCCGCCGCGACCCCGTGCTCGGCGCGGTCCCCATTGTCCTCCTGATCGGTGCCTTCGAGCCGCTGGACGAGGAGAAGGCGCGTGAATGCGGCGCGGACGCCACCATCTCCAAGCCGTTCGAATCGCAGCAGCTGATCGACCGGGTCAAGGAGATGCTGGAGTTGGGCAAAACCCGCAAGACCGCCCCCCCGGTCGCACCGCCGTCCGCCCCGGCTGTCGCGGCCGAGGAAATCTGGGGCGACCTCTCCTCGCTCGATGCCATGGCACCGGCTCCGGCAGCTCCGGCAGCCGCAGCGGTACCGGCGGCAGCCCCTGCTGCTGCAGCCCTGGCGCCCGCTGACGAAGACATCTGGGAGAGCGTCGGCATGGAGACCGAGCCGGACTGGGAAGCACCTGCCGCCGCGCAGGAGCCGGCCTGGGAGGTCCCGGTAGCCCCTGCGCAACCTGCCGCTGCCGCACCGGTGGCCCACGTGGAACCGGTCGAGGCGAGCGTGGAGGACGATCTCTGGGGCGCCTTCGAGTTGGAGGAGGAGACTCCCGCCGCAGCAGAGTCGGCGTCCGAGCTGTTCGGCGTGGTGGAGCCGGAAGGCGGTTTCGAGTCCGAGTTCGAGGCGGAAGAAGTTTTCAGCTTCGACGAGTCGGAAGAGATCGAGGAAACCGGCCCGGCACTGGAGTTGGACGAGCCGGAAGTTGATTCCTCACTCACCGTCAGCGAAGAAGAGTTCTTCGCCTTCAGCGAGGAGGAGCCTGAGGCTGCCGCGCTAGTGGTCCCCGCGCAGGCCGAGACCGAGGCCGAGGCAGAGGCCTTTGGCGTACCGGAATACGAGGCCTTCGAGTTCGACACGGAGGAGCCCGCTCCGCAGGCCGTAGCACCGGCCGCAGCCGAGCCCGTTCAGGCGGCGCCTACAGCGGCACTGGCTGCACCCGCAGCACCGGTGGCGGCCCAGCCGGCTGCCGTTCCCGAACTGACCGAAGACCAACTGGTGGCGGCCCTGTCCAAGGTGTCCCGCGAGGTGATCGAAAGGATCGTCTGGGAAGTGGTGCCGGACCTGGCCGAGGTGATCATCAAGGAAGAGATCAGGAAACTGAAGAGCGGCGTACGCGGCTAA